Genomic DNA from Bacteroidota bacterium:
ATTTCTATTTCCAGTCTTGCAATAGGTGTTGCTGCTGCAAGTTCGACAAGAGAACCAATTGTTTTAGCAACAGTCGCAGGACTTGTTGCAGGTGCTTTATCAATGGCAGCCGGAGAATATGTTTCTGTAAGTTCTCAAACTGACACAGAAAAAGCAGATATAATAAGAGAGAGCCGTGAACTTAAGGAAATGCCGGAAGAAGAGTTGAACATATTGGCTAAAATCTATGAGAAGAGAGGTCTGAAAAAAGAAACAGCAATCCAAGTAGCCATTGAATTGACCGAAAAGGATGCTTTGGGAACACACATCCGGGACGAATTAGGTATAAACGAGATTAGTCAGGCGAATCCGATACAAGCAGCACTTGCATCGGGATCTTCATTTACAGTTGGAGGTGTATTGCCTCTTTTGGTTGTACTTTTTACACCGATAAAAGGTATGGAGTATTGGCTCTATAGTTTCACGATAATTTTTCTAATTATTTTAGGAACAATTTCGGCAAAGACTGGTGGCTCAAGTGTGAAAAAGGCTATTATCCGCATTACTATTTGGGGTACAATTGCAATGGGCTTGTCCGCATTGGCGGGTTATATTTTTGGTGTTAAGGTATAGCGCACCTCTATTAAGCACATCCGCTTGCTGT
This window encodes:
- a CDS encoding VIT family protein, producing the protein MITIDNYLDSHYIHRSNWLRAAVLGANDGIISISSLAIGVAAASSTREPIVLATVAGLVAGALSMAAGEYVSVSSQTDTEKADIIRESRELKEMPEEELNILAKIYEKRGLKKETAIQVAIELTEKDALGTHIRDELGINEISQANPIQAALASGSSFTVGGVLPLLVVLFTPIKGMEYWLYSFTIIFLIILGTISAKTGGSSVKKAIIRITIWGTIAMGLSALAGYIFGVKV